From a region of the Acinetobacter larvae genome:
- a CDS encoding acyl-CoA dehydrogenase family protein: MLDATLQQWLVQQADALHAGQPEPSHALLKHLAAADCFRHGVPTAWGGLGDPFTAAIETIADLAEYSFTAAFVCWSQRTYIEYILHTEAVHLRETLADLLTAKLAGATALSNAMKFLSGLEPLQIHAVAHAEGWALTGKLPWVSNFHPDGFSVAVAADSADGAQLFIVESTLAGFTRHADLDLIGLRGSATAAASLKQVQVDSRARLSDDAVTYLQHIRPAFLALQCGLAIGLTRRCLQQVQANKHAPYLLAQAEQLSVRLSDLTHKLYQGLLQKIFIFEHAQLFQLRIALSALSQQAIQLELSSAGGKAYLHAYDDGFARRFIEAAFIPIVTPSIVQLQSALLKTRSSEMQQ; the protein is encoded by the coding sequence ATCTGGCCGCTGCCGATTGTTTTCGTCATGGTGTCCCCACGGCATGGGGTGGTTTGGGTGACCCCTTCACGGCGGCAATCGAGACCATTGCCGACTTAGCAGAATATTCATTTACCGCAGCTTTTGTTTGTTGGAGCCAACGGACGTATATAGAGTATATTTTGCATACTGAGGCTGTGCATCTGAGAGAAACCTTGGCTGATCTCTTGACAGCTAAACTTGCTGGGGCAACAGCATTGTCCAATGCCATGAAGTTTCTTTCTGGGCTTGAGCCCTTACAGATTCATGCTGTTGCCCATGCCGAGGGCTGGGCATTAACAGGCAAATTGCCATGGGTCAGTAATTTTCATCCAGATGGTTTTTCAGTTGCGGTCGCTGCCGATAGTGCAGATGGTGCGCAGTTATTTATCGTCGAGTCAACACTGGCTGGCTTTACACGCCATGCTGACCTAGATTTGATTGGTCTACGCGGAAGTGCTACGGCTGCTGCAAGCTTAAAGCAGGTACAGGTCGATAGCAGAGCACGTTTGAGTGATGATGCCGTGACCTATTTACAGCACATACGCCCAGCATTTTTAGCCTTGCAATGTGGGCTAGCCATAGGTTTAACACGCCGATGTCTGCAACAGGTACAAGCCAATAAACATGCGCCGTATTTGTTGGCGCAAGCCGAGCAATTGTCGGTCAGGCTGTCGGATTTAACCCACAAACTATATCAGGGGCTGCTACAGAAGATTTTTATCTTTGAGCATGCTCAGCTATTTCAACTACGCATTGCCTTAAGTGCATTGTCGCAGCAAGCCATACAACTTGAATTGTCCAGCGCCGGTGGTAAAGCTTATCTGCATGCTTACGATGACGGTTTTGCGCGACGTTTCATCGAAGCGGCGTTTATTCCGATTGTGACGCCCAGTATTGTACAGCTACAGAGTGCATTGCTGAAAACAAGATCAAGCGAGATGCAGCAATGA
- a CDS encoding ABC transporter substrate-binding protein, producing the protein MLNEDYSRREFLKLMALLGGGALLPKTAWSASAAEQKTVRIGYLPITDATPLLVAYQNKIFQRQGLRVDRPILFRSWAQLIEAFIAGELNVIHLLSPMAVWARFNSAVAAKVVAWNHVAGSALTVAPQIEQLRDLGGKRVAIPFWYSIHNVVLQEMLHHAGLHIVTQVQAPLAKHEVGLVVLPPSDMPPALLSGQIAGYLVAEPFNAIAEHLKIGKILRFTGDVWKQHACCVVYMHEQDLQQHPQWSQQVVSSIVEAQLWCRNHRAETAQLLARQHKPRLTPHILPVLQQVLDPSAQQQRDYQQHGAIQHATWHSQRIDFQPYPYQSYTIELIKRMRYTQVEGNKAFLKRLDPRWAAQQLVDERFVKHAILQLGGMQAFGLDESFTRQEVFAL; encoded by the coding sequence GTGCTCAATGAGGATTATTCACGCCGTGAGTTTTTAAAGCTGATGGCACTTTTAGGCGGTGGGGCTCTATTGCCCAAGACAGCATGGTCGGCGTCAGCAGCGGAGCAAAAAACCGTGCGAATAGGCTATTTACCGATTACCGATGCCACTCCCTTATTGGTGGCATATCAAAATAAAATTTTCCAGCGTCAGGGTTTGAGGGTTGATCGTCCAATATTGTTTCGTAGTTGGGCGCAATTGATTGAAGCGTTTATTGCTGGTGAGCTAAATGTCATTCACCTACTCTCTCCTATGGCGGTCTGGGCAAGATTTAACAGTGCTGTTGCCGCAAAAGTTGTTGCGTGGAATCATGTGGCTGGATCAGCTTTGACGGTTGCTCCGCAGATTGAGCAATTGAGGGATTTAGGCGGCAAACGCGTTGCGATTCCATTTTGGTATTCGATCCATAATGTGGTGTTGCAAGAAATGCTGCATCATGCGGGGTTACATATTGTGACGCAAGTGCAAGCACCATTGGCGAAGCATGAAGTCGGCTTAGTGGTGCTACCACCGTCAGATATGCCGCCTGCATTATTGAGTGGTCAAATCGCGGGTTATTTGGTGGCTGAGCCCTTTAATGCCATCGCTGAGCATTTAAAAATCGGTAAGATTCTGCGTTTTACAGGCGATGTCTGGAAACAACATGCCTGTTGTGTGGTTTATATGCATGAGCAAGATTTACAACAGCATCCACAATGGTCACAGCAGGTTGTTAGCAGTATCGTCGAGGCGCAGTTATGGTGTCGTAATCATCGTGCAGAGACCGCACAGTTATTGGCACGTCAGCATAAACCTCGCTTAACGCCACATATTTTGCCTGTATTACAGCAGGTGCTAGATCCCTCAGCACAACAACAACGCGATTATCAACAGCATGGCGCGATTCAACATGCGACATGGCACAGTCAGCGAATCGATTTTCAGCCTTATCCCTATCAAAGTTATACCATTGAACTGATTAAACGGATGCGCTATACCCAAGTCGAAGGCAATAAAGCTTTTTTAAAGCGCTTAGATCCACGCTGGGCAGCACAACAACTGGTCGATGAGCGCTTTGTAAAACATGCCATTTTACAATTGGGGGGAATGCAAGCTTTTGGTTTGGATGAAAGTTTTACTCGACAAGAGGTATTCGCATTATGA
- a CDS encoding RidA family protein — protein MTRQVIHTENAPAAIGTYSQAILAGNTLYLSGQIGLDPYSMELVDGIEAQIRRVFDNVKAVVEEAGGSLADFAKLNIFMTDLGHFQLVNQIMGEYFAQPYPARAALGVASLPKGALVEMDGIVIIPNK, from the coding sequence ATGACCCGTCAAGTCATCCATACTGAAAATGCCCCAGCAGCGATTGGGACCTATTCACAGGCTATTTTAGCTGGCAACACACTTTATCTTTCAGGCCAAATCGGTTTAGATCCATATAGCATGGAATTGGTAGATGGAATTGAAGCGCAAATCCGTCGCGTATTTGACAATGTCAAAGCGGTCGTTGAAGAGGCTGGCGGTAGTTTGGCTGACTTCGCCAAACTCAATATCTTTATGACTGATCTTGGTCACTTCCAATTGGTCAACCAAATTATGGGTGAATACTTCGCGCAACCCTATCCAGCGCGTGCAGCACTGGGTGTTGCGAGCCTACCCAAAGGTGCCTTGGTTGAAATGGATGGCATTGTTATTATTCCAAATAAATAA
- a CDS encoding ABC transporter permease, with protein sequence MKQQTLSSSAYHAFGTLGLLSVLLLWQIASYWIAEGFFQQFALATTLSKLVALLQDVEIYHHIAASMQRIAWALSFALVLGIPVGVLLGQSQIADALSSQVFQLLRMISPLSWMPIAVMVLGVGDQAIYFLLAFAAIWPIILNTASAVRQVDPNLLKLAHSLDATRGEILRHIVWPSIMGQILVGLRLALGIVWIVLVPSEMLGVSSGLGYFILDARDRLDYSELLSIILIIGLIGYTLDRILVAVQRH encoded by the coding sequence ATGAAACAGCAGACCTTATCATCGAGTGCATATCATGCCTTTGGGACCTTGGGCTTATTGTCGGTTTTATTGTTGTGGCAAATAGCAAGTTATTGGATCGCTGAGGGATTTTTTCAACAGTTTGCACTGGCTACGACCTTGTCTAAGTTAGTAGCACTATTACAAGATGTTGAAATCTATCATCATATTGCTGCCAGTATGCAACGCATCGCTTGGGCACTGAGTTTTGCCTTGGTGCTGGGTATTCCTGTGGGGGTGTTGCTGGGTCAATCACAAATTGCCGATGCATTGAGTTCACAAGTCTTTCAATTACTCCGGATGATTTCGCCATTGTCTTGGATGCCAATTGCCGTCATGGTGCTCGGCGTTGGTGATCAAGCGATTTATTTTCTGTTGGCGTTTGCTGCTATTTGGCCGATTATTTTAAATACTGCCAGCGCGGTACGTCAGGTCGATCCCAATTTATTGAAACTGGCGCATAGTTTAGATGCCACACGTGGAGAAATTTTAAGGCATATTGTCTGGCCAAGTATTATGGGGCAAATCTTGGTTGGGCTACGCTTGGCATTGGGCATCGTGTGGATTGTCTTGGTTCCCAGCGAAATGCTTGGCGTGAGTTCAGGCTTGGGGTATTTTATTTTGGATGCCCGTGACCGTTTGGACTATAGCGAATTATTGTCGATTATTTTAATTATTGGTTTGATTGGCTATACACTGGACCGAATCTTGGTTGCGGTGCAACGACACTGA
- a CDS encoding ABC transporter ATP-binding protein translates to MAKIILNVKDLTIYHRNKISREASKQRVILNKLNFSVSTGQIVSILGPSGVGKSTLLSALAGLHQAMTGQIDILGQAVAQQKSQLAIMFQDAILLSWLDVAENVAFGLRFKQQQALDATQIKQRVQQALNCVKLQHDHAAKPDTLSGGMAQRVALARALAKMPKLLLLDEPFSALDQLNRHHLQTLLQQLVAQQQIAAAVLVTHDLDEALAISDRILFLSGQPAQISAQWQLDRQLKPVPSQRQSERIKKEILQQLQQYIT, encoded by the coding sequence ATGGCTAAAATAATATTAAATGTTAAAGACTTAACAATTTACCATCGCAATAAAATATCACGCGAAGCAAGCAAGCAGCGTGTCATCTTAAACAAACTTAATTTTTCCGTCAGCACCGGGCAAATTGTGAGCATATTGGGTCCAAGTGGTGTGGGGAAATCGACGTTATTGTCTGCCTTGGCGGGTTTACATCAAGCCATGACTGGACAGATTGACATTTTAGGGCAGGCAGTGGCGCAGCAAAAATCGCAATTGGCGATCATGTTTCAAGATGCCATCTTGCTGTCGTGGCTCGATGTGGCAGAGAACGTTGCGTTTGGATTGCGCTTTAAGCAGCAACAAGCACTCGACGCCACACAGATCAAGCAACGGGTACAACAGGCCTTAAACTGTGTCAAATTACAACACGACCATGCTGCCAAACCCGACACCTTGTCGGGGGGAATGGCGCAGCGGGTGGCGTTGGCGCGGGCACTGGCAAAAATGCCGAAATTACTGTTACTCGATGAACCCTTTAGTGCATTAGATCAGTTGAATCGTCACCATTTGCAGACCTTGTTACAACAACTGGTCGCACAGCAGCAGATTGCAGCCGCGGTATTGGTAACTCATGACTTAGATGAGGCTTTGGCAATCTCAGATCGTATTTTATTTCTATCTGGGCAACCAGCACAGATCAGTGCACAATGGCAACTTGATCGACAACTTAAACCGGTTCCCAGTCAACGCCAATCTGAACGGATTAAAAAAGAAATTTTACAACAATTACAACAATATATAACTTAG